Proteins encoded within one genomic window of Panicum virgatum strain AP13 chromosome 1N, P.virgatum_v5, whole genome shotgun sequence:
- the LOC120655691 gene encoding zinc finger MYM-type protein 1-like isoform X1: protein MDESPSAYYVHCFAHQLQLTLVSVAKENINCQWFFGQLAYLLNVLDMSCKKICMLRIAQAEYMIEALKLGEIESGQGLNQEMGLARPGDTRWGSHYRTVMHVMHLYPSIKKVIFRVGKEGKGAEALGAQTMLRVFNSFEFVFLLHLMNEIFGYTNDLCNALQKREQDIVNAMDLLEFTKVELDVLRKDAGWEEFLKNVTSFCEKHKVKVVDMDGKYIPIQRSAKFYRGATNYHRFHADMFLGVIDRQLVELNNRFDEVNTELLRCMAAFNPANSFSAFDIEKLVKLARFYPDDFDLEEINQLRFQLRLYIANVRNDENFKNLKSLAELSMMIVKRDMVSRYGIVYKLLKLVLVLPVATASVERIFSAMNTIKNKLRSKMGQNFLNNCLTTFIEREFFLQVKDEDIIKYFQAMKERKVIL, encoded by the coding sequence ATGGATGAGTCCCCTTCCGCTTATTATGTTCATTGCTTTGCCCATCAACTTCAGCTAACCCTTGTATCTGTTGCTAAAGAGAATATTAACTGTCAATGGTTTTTTGGACAACTTGCATATTTGTTGAATGTCCTAGACATGTCTTGCAAGAAGATCTGCATGCTTCGCATAGCTCAAGCTGAATACATGATTGAAGCATTGAAATTGGGTGAAATTGAAAGTGGCCAAGGGTTGAATCAAGAGATGGGTTTAGCAAGACCAGGTGATACACGTTGGGGGTCTCATTACAGAACTGTTATGCATGTGATGCATTTGTATCCTTCGATCAAGAAAGTTATTTTTAGAGTTGGGAAAGAAGGTAAAGGGGCTGAGGCATTAGGAGCTCAGACTATGCTCAGAGTATTCAACTCATTTGAGTTTGTTTTTCTGCTCCACTTGATGAATGAAATATTTGGATACACAAATGACTTATGCAATGCCTTGCAAAAGAGGGAGCAAGATATTGTAAATGCAATGGATCTTCTGGAGTTCACAAAGGTAGAATTGGATGTTTTGAGAAAAGATGCTGGATGGGAAGAATTTCTTAAGAATGTCACTTCTTTTTGTGAGAAGCACAAAGTTAAAGTTgttgatatggatggaaagtatATTCCTATACAAAGATCAGCTAAGTTCTATAGAGGTGCCACTAACTACCACCGGTTTCATGCTGATATGTTTTTGGGTGTCATTGATAGGCAACTGGTGGAGCTGAATAACAGGTTTGATGAGGTAAACACAGAGCTACTTAGATGTATGGCAGCATTCAATCCAGCTAACTCCTTTTCTGCCTTTGATATTGAGAAGTTGGTTAAGCTGGCTAGGTTCTATCCTGATGACTTTGATCTTGAAGAAATTAACCAACTTCGTTTTCAACTACGTCTCTATATTGCTAATGTGAGAAATGATGAGAACTTCAAAAATTTGAAAAGTCTAGCAGAGTTATCTATGATGATAGTTAAAAGAGATATGGTTTCTCGGTATGGCATTGTGTACAAACTTCTCAAATTAGTTCTAGTTCTTCCTGTTGCAACTGCTAGTGTTGAGAGGATCTTTTCTGCAATGAACACTATCAAAAACAAGCTCAGAAGCAAGATGGGGCAGAACTTTTTGAATAATTGTTTGACCACATTCATTGAAAGGGAATTCTTCTTGcaagtgaaggatgaggacatCATCAAGTATTTTCAAGCCATGAAGGAACGCAAAGTTATCTTGTAA
- the LOC120655691 gene encoding zinc finger MYM-type protein 1-like isoform X2 — protein sequence MDESPSAYYVHCFAHQLQLTLVSVAKENINCQWFFGQLAYLLNVLDMSCKKICMLRIAQAEYMIEALKLGEIESGQGLNQEMGLARPGDTRWGSHYRTVMHVMHLYPSIKKVIFRVGKEGKGAEALGAQTMLRVFNSFEFVFLLHLMNEIFGYTNDLCNALQKREQDIVNAMDLLEFTKVELDVLRKDAGWEEFLKNVTSFCEKHKVKVVDMDGKYIPIQRSAKFYRGATNYHRFHADMFLGVIDRQLVELNNRFDEGILLASEG from the exons ATGGATGAGTCCCCTTCCGCTTATTATGTTCATTGCTTTGCCCATCAACTTCAGCTAACCCTTGTATCTGTTGCTAAAGAGAATATTAACTGTCAATGGTTTTTTGGACAACTTGCATATTTGTTGAATGTCCTAGACATGTCTTGCAAGAAGATCTGCATGCTTCGCATAGCTCAAGCTGAATACATGATTGAAGCATTGAAATTGGGTGAAATTGAAAGTGGCCAAGGGTTGAATCAAGAGATGGGTTTAGCAAGACCAGGTGATACACGTTGGGGGTCTCATTACAGAACTGTTATGCATGTGATGCATTTGTATCCTTCGATCAAGAAAGTTATTTTTAGAGTTGGGAAAGAAGGTAAAGGGGCTGAGGCATTAGGAGCTCAGACTATGCTCAGAGTATTCAACTCATTTGAGTTTGTTTTTCTGCTCCACTTGATGAATGAAATATTTGGATACACAAATGACTTATGCAATGCCTTGCAAAAGAGGGAGCAAGATATTGTAAATGCAATGGATCTTCTGGAGTTCACAAAGGTAGAATTGGATGTTTTGAGAAAAGATGCTGGATGGGAAGAATTTCTTAAGAATGTCACTTCTTTTTGTGAGAAGCACAAAGTTAAAGTTgttgatatggatggaaagtatATTCCTATACAAAGATCAGCTAAGTTCTATAGAGGTGCCACTAACTACCACCGGTTTCATGCTGATATGTTTTTGGGTGTCATTGATAGGCAACTGGTGGAGCTGAATAACAGGTTTGATGAG GGAATTCTTCTTGcaagtgaaggatga